In a single window of the Coriobacteriia bacterium genome:
- a CDS encoding metal-sensitive transcriptional regulator has protein sequence MDDSVAAPLTANDEERRRILNRLRRLEGQIRGLQTMVESGKDCEAVLTQIMAAKSALNQVGLHIIGHSMKTCLVDDSITDRDELVDEAIKVFLKYSSCVQ, from the coding sequence ATGGACGACTCCGTCGCCGCACCGCTCACCGCCAACGACGAGGAGCGACGCCGCATCCTGAATCGCCTCCGGCGACTCGAGGGTCAGATCCGCGGCCTCCAGACGATGGTCGAGAGCGGCAAGGACTGCGAGGCCGTGCTCACGCAGATCATGGCCGCCAAGTCAGCCCTCAACCAGGTCGGTCTGCACATCATCGGTCACTCGATGAAGACCTGTCTCGTGGACGACAGCATCACGGATCGCGACGAGCTCGTGGATGAAGCGATCAAGGTCTTCCTGAAGTACTCCAGCTGCGTGCAGTAG
- a CDS encoding DUF302 domain-containing protein, whose amino-acid sequence MAVAMEFTYRREGHRPFIEMLEAVERIVRSHGFDVVRCHDLQATLAAKGFEIAPLVVFDVGSAMTSADLCKMHVYTEGDVVWVTAIRPVALWQETGPGWEATNAKAEASVVSIVDAVCS is encoded by the coding sequence ATGGCGGTGGCGATGGAGTTCACATACCGGCGTGAGGGGCACAGGCCCTTCATCGAGATGCTCGAAGCCGTGGAGCGGATCGTCCGCTCTCACGGCTTCGACGTCGTCCGGTGCCACGATCTCCAGGCCACGCTCGCGGCGAAGGGCTTCGAGATCGCGCCGCTTGTGGTGTTCGACGTGGGTTCCGCGATGACATCTGCCGACCTGTGCAAGATGCACGTCTACACCGAAGGCGATGTCGTCTGGGTGACCGCCATCCGTCCGGTCGCTTTGTGGCAGGAGACGGGTCCCGGCTGGGAGGCGACCAACGCGAAGGCTGAGGCGTCGGTCGTTTCGATCGTAGACGCGGTCTGCTCGTAG
- a CDS encoding pyridoxal phosphate-dependent aminotransferase, with amino-acid sequence MSEPSEVSRRAGLIRPFIVMDVVARAQELEAQGRDIVHMEIGDPDFPTPPVIVRAAEAAMDAGDTGYTQSLGLPDLREAITAHMQSSYGVAVDAEDIVVTQGTSPAMLLLFGSVLDPGDEVVLADPCYPAYPNYVSFLGGVPVSVPVRAEDGFRFRIDEVERAITSRTRVIMVNSPSNPTGGVLGPQDLEALATLADRHGLWLASDEIYHGLQFEGREHTVLEYTDRAFVLNGFSKAYAMTGWRLGYLIAPKQFVRSAEKIQQNFFLCANHFVQVAGTAALLHAQDDVARMRAVYDERRRYLVPALREIGLGVATEPLGAFYVFADARAWGADSVALAGRLLEEAGVAVAPGIDFGPGGEGFLRMSYATSIERLREGVSRLAAWASSRP; translated from the coding sequence GTGTCTGAACCCTCCGAAGTGTCCAGGCGCGCCGGGCTGATCAGGCCGTTCATCGTCATGGACGTGGTCGCGCGTGCGCAGGAGCTCGAAGCGCAGGGACGCGACATCGTGCACATGGAGATCGGCGACCCCGACTTCCCGACGCCGCCGGTGATCGTGCGGGCAGCCGAGGCCGCGATGGACGCGGGAGACACCGGCTACACGCAGTCCCTCGGCCTGCCGGACCTGCGCGAGGCCATCACGGCGCACATGCAGTCCTCCTATGGCGTCGCGGTGGACGCCGAGGACATCGTGGTCACGCAGGGCACGTCGCCGGCGATGCTGTTGCTGTTCGGCTCCGTGCTCGACCCGGGTGACGAGGTCGTGCTCGCCGACCCCTGCTATCCCGCCTATCCCAACTACGTCTCGTTCCTCGGCGGCGTTCCGGTGTCCGTGCCCGTACGGGCCGAGGATGGGTTCCGCTTCCGGATCGACGAGGTCGAGCGGGCGATCACGTCCCGCACGCGCGTGATCATGGTGAACTCGCCGTCGAATCCGACGGGCGGCGTGCTCGGCCCACAGGACCTCGAGGCACTCGCCACACTCGCCGACAGGCATGGGCTCTGGCTCGCGAGCGATGAGATCTACCACGGCCTGCAATTCGAGGGGCGTGAACACACCGTTCTCGAGTACACGGACCGTGCGTTTGTGCTGAACGGCTTCTCGAAGGCGTACGCGATGACCGGGTGGCGGCTCGGCTACCTCATCGCGCCGAAGCAGTTCGTGCGGAGCGCCGAGAAGATCCAGCAGAACTTCTTCCTGTGCGCCAACCACTTCGTGCAGGTTGCGGGCACCGCAGCGCTTCTGCACGCGCAGGACGACGTTGCGCGCATGCGTGCGGTCTATGACGAGCGGCGCCGCTATCTCGTGCCGGCACTGCGCGAGATCGGCCTCGGGGTAGCCACCGAGCCGCTCGGCGCCTTCTACGTGTTCGCCGACGCTCGCGCGTGGGGTGCCGACTCGGTCGCCCTTGCCGGACGCCTCCTCGAGGAAGCCGGCGTGGCCGTAGCCCCGGGCATCGATTTTGGCCCGGGAGGCGAGGGCTTCTTGCGCATGAGCTATGCTACATCGATCGAGCGTCTCCGAGAGGGTGTCTCGAGACTCGCCGCTTGGGCCTCATCACGACCGTAG
- the rpoN gene encoding RNA polymerase factor sigma-54, which produces MELSQRPELRQKVTLSPQVYQGLSILAMPVAELQTLIETELLENPVLEVEEDEYEPAEPDDDRVADAEDERSWDEWLDQYEELERMDGSGPRDPNVEEINSDEFVGGVVSFSEYLLEQLAMLDISDEVELAARAIVGSLDEDGFFVSNCAEIARITGLTGVIAEKALTVVQQLDPPGVGARSVREALLLQAETIGVTSVILTSIIEDHLDDVAVNHFRKIGRSLGVSEELVRNTVEVLRLLNPRPAGAFSPGPAPSYVVPDVTLRRFGDEWLVMSNNEVVPTLRVSPRYRSMLRSGAATDDETRRYLKDKIRQAEMFMRNVDRRKDTVSRIAQIVLEVQSDFFEDGKGDLRPLRLEDVATEIGVHLSTVSRGVTGKYMATPYGLFELKHFFSGGYRSSTGMDVAATTVKQRIRDLLASEDAVKPLSDQKLADALKTDGLDVARRTVAKYREELGIEPSWARKRR; this is translated from the coding sequence ATGGAACTGAGCCAACGCCCCGAACTGCGTCAGAAGGTGACCCTCTCGCCCCAGGTGTACCAGGGGCTGAGCATCCTTGCCATGCCGGTCGCCGAGTTGCAGACACTCATCGAGACCGAGTTGCTTGAGAACCCCGTCCTCGAGGTCGAAGAGGACGAGTACGAGCCTGCGGAGCCCGACGATGACCGGGTTGCCGACGCGGAGGACGAGCGCTCGTGGGATGAGTGGCTCGACCAGTATGAGGAGCTCGAGCGCATGGACGGCTCGGGCCCGCGCGACCCGAACGTCGAGGAGATCAACTCCGACGAGTTCGTCGGCGGCGTTGTGAGCTTCAGCGAGTACCTGCTCGAGCAGCTCGCCATGCTCGACATCTCCGATGAGGTCGAACTCGCGGCCAGGGCGATCGTGGGTTCGCTCGACGAGGACGGATTCTTCGTGAGCAACTGCGCTGAGATCGCGCGTATCACCGGCCTGACCGGTGTCATCGCCGAGAAGGCCCTCACGGTCGTACAGCAGCTCGATCCTCCGGGCGTCGGCGCCCGGTCCGTCCGGGAAGCGCTGCTGCTCCAAGCCGAGACGATCGGCGTCACCTCGGTCATCCTGACCTCCATCATCGAGGATCACCTCGATGACGTCGCGGTCAACCACTTCCGGAAGATCGGCCGCAGTCTCGGCGTGAGCGAGGAGCTGGTGCGCAACACGGTCGAGGTTCTGCGGCTGCTCAACCCCCGTCCGGCCGGGGCCTTCTCCCCGGGGCCCGCGCCGTCGTATGTGGTGCCCGACGTGACGCTGCGCCGGTTCGGTGATGAGTGGCTGGTCATGTCCAACAACGAGGTCGTGCCCACGCTTCGCGTGAGTCCGCGCTACCGCTCGATGCTCCGGTCGGGTGCGGCCACTGACGACGAGACCCGCCGGTACCTCAAGGACAAGATCCGCCAGGCCGAGATGTTCATGCGCAACGTGGACCGACGGAAGGACACGGTGAGTCGCATCGCGCAGATCGTTCTCGAGGTCCAGTCGGACTTCTTCGAGGACGGGAAGGGCGATCTGCGCCCGCTGCGGCTTGAGGATGTGGCGACCGAGATCGGCGTGCACCTCTCGACCGTAAGCCGGGGTGTCACCGGCAAGTACATGGCTACGCCGTACGGTCTCTTCGAGTTGAAGCACTTCTTCTCGGGCGGCTACCGCAGCTCAACGGGCATGGACGTGGCCGCCACCACGGTGAAGCAGCGCATCCGTGACCTGCTGGCATCCGAGGATGCCGTAAAGCCGCTCTCGGACCAGAAGCTTGCCGATGCGCTGAAGACCGATGGCCTCGATGTGGCGCGCCGCACGGTTGCGAAGTACCGGGAGGAACTCGGCATCGAGCCCTCCTGGGCGCGCAAGCGACGATGA
- a CDS encoding CehA/McbA family metallohydrolase: MSTEVWSKADLHIHSNHSDGTGSIPQIMEYVATKTDLKVIAITDHNTMEGALFAKALEDVYGIEVVVGEEISSREGHVLGLFLTEEIEPGLSALDTIGRITDQGGVAVIPHPFSAQGVFGPFGRTAFVQTLSDLAFHALEVYNSVPYLGWANRVAAKMFSGGQGIAAVGGSDAHMVHSVGRGYTVFRGTTAADLRTSIDELETHAEADRGGLALALRYVRAVPQIRRLRAANWERCRVRA; the protein is encoded by the coding sequence GTGAGCACAGAGGTCTGGAGCAAAGCCGACCTGCACATCCATTCCAACCACAGCGACGGAACCGGCAGCATCCCGCAGATCATGGAGTACGTGGCGACCAAGACCGACCTCAAGGTCATCGCCATCACCGATCACAACACCATGGAAGGCGCCTTGTTCGCCAAGGCACTCGAGGACGTGTACGGCATCGAGGTCGTCGTCGGCGAAGAGATATCTTCCAGGGAGGGTCACGTTCTTGGCCTGTTCCTCACCGAGGAGATCGAGCCAGGTCTCTCGGCGCTCGATACCATCGGTCGGATCACCGACCAGGGTGGCGTGGCGGTCATCCCGCATCCCTTCAGCGCCCAGGGTGTATTCGGTCCCTTTGGCCGCACCGCCTTCGTGCAGACGCTGAGCGATTTGGCCTTCCACGCGCTTGAGGTCTACAACTCCGTGCCGTATCTCGGCTGGGCGAACCGCGTGGCGGCCAAGATGTTCAGCGGCGGCCAGGGCATCGCCGCCGTGGGCGGGAGCGACGCGCACATGGTGCACAGCGTCGGTCGCGGTTACACGGTGTTTCGCGGCACGACTGCCGCAGATCTCCGCACGAGCATCGATGAACTCGAGACGCATGCCGAGGCGGACCGCGGCGGTCTTGCGCTCGCGCTTCGCTACGTGCGTGCAGTCCCGCAGATCAGGCGTCTGCGCGCCGCGAACTGGGAGCGCTGCCGGGTCAGGGCGTGA
- a CDS encoding zinc ribbon domain-containing protein: protein MPTYELHCQECGHEFDRFLMRLLREADRVCPECGSTKVETGVGGGFMTRPIGSTSSCVPRGGFG, encoded by the coding sequence ATGCCGACCTACGAGCTGCACTGCCAGGAGTGTGGACATGAGTTCGACCGCTTCCTGATGCGGCTGCTGCGCGAGGCCGACCGGGTATGTCCCGAGTGTGGGTCCACCAAGGTCGAGACCGGCGTAGGTGGCGGTTTCATGACACGGCCGATCGGGTCCACATCGTCCTGCGTGCCGAGAGGCGGGTTCGGTTGA
- the trxA gene encoding thioredoxin, whose product MSDTVREITEAQFQIEVLDSATPVIVDFWAPWCGPCRMVGPELEKLAGKVNGVSFVKVNVDEARDVAMKYGIMSIPTIAKFEGGNLVTQVVGARGADALGREFGLV is encoded by the coding sequence TTGAGCGACACAGTACGCGAGATAACTGAAGCCCAGTTCCAGATCGAGGTCCTGGACTCGGCCACCCCGGTCATCGTCGACTTCTGGGCACCGTGGTGCGGCCCATGTCGCATGGTGGGGCCCGAGCTGGAGAAGCTTGCCGGCAAGGTCAACGGCGTCTCGTTCGTGAAGGTGAACGTGGACGAGGCACGCGACGTGGCCATGAAGTACGGCATCATGAGCATCCCCACCATCGCCAAGTTCGAAGGTGGTAATCTGGTTACTCAGGTGGTGGGTGCTCGTGGCGCGGACGCTCTTGGCCGCGAGTTCGGTCTGGTGTGA
- a CDS encoding cation diffusion facilitator family transporter — protein sequence MGYTEPRTGMGDRLRSVRRVLWWVLVLNIGVAGAKLGYGLLIDSVSITADGFHSMFDGTSNVIGLIGLGMASRPADRGHPYGHAKYETFASAAIGALLLFAAWQVGSSAIARLQSPGQGPAVDAVSFAVMLITLAVNIVVTTMERRAGNRLGSEILKADASHTGSDVLVTLGVIAGLVAVRLGYPIADPILGLVVAGFIIVTGLRVLATAGSSLADTARLEPARVSDVVLGIDDVLGCHDVRTRGTESNVYVDLHIQVDSGATVAEGHAIAERVEKAVADAFEDVRDVIAHLEPLDTYQQHKTEEQERDGRL from the coding sequence ATGGGATACACGGAACCGCGCACTGGGATGGGCGATCGCTTGCGATCGGTTCGACGCGTCCTGTGGTGGGTCCTGGTCCTGAACATCGGCGTAGCGGGCGCCAAGCTCGGGTACGGGCTGCTGATCGATTCGGTCTCAATCACCGCGGACGGCTTCCACTCGATGTTCGACGGTACGTCCAACGTCATCGGACTCATCGGGCTTGGCATGGCGTCACGGCCGGCCGATCGGGGCCATCCGTACGGGCATGCGAAGTACGAGACGTTCGCCTCGGCGGCGATCGGCGCGCTGCTCCTGTTCGCGGCGTGGCAGGTCGGATCGTCGGCGATCGCACGGCTGCAATCTCCCGGGCAGGGACCGGCCGTCGACGCGGTGAGCTTCGCGGTCATGCTGATCACCCTGGCGGTGAACATCGTGGTGACCACCATGGAGCGGCGTGCGGGCAACCGCCTGGGCAGCGAGATCCTCAAGGCGGACGCGAGCCACACCGGCAGCGATGTGCTGGTGACCCTCGGCGTCATAGCCGGGCTGGTGGCTGTGCGTCTTGGCTATCCGATCGCCGACCCGATCCTGGGTCTCGTGGTGGCCGGCTTCATCATCGTGACCGGGCTGCGCGTGCTCGCCACCGCAGGGTCGTCGCTTGCGGATACCGCTCGCCTCGAACCCGCCCGGGTGAGCGATGTCGTGCTCGGCATCGATGACGTGTTGGGATGCCATGACGTGCGCACGCGCGGGACCGAAAGCAACGTGTACGTCGACCTGCACATCCAGGTCGACTCCGGGGCGACGGTGGCCGAGGGTCATGCGATCGCTGAACGGGTGGAGAAGGCGGTGGCCGACGCGTTCGAGGACGTTCGGGACGTCATCGCGCATCTCGAGCCACTCGACACCTACCAGCAGCACAAGACCGAGGAGCAGGAACGGGACGGACGGCTCTGA
- a CDS encoding ATP-binding protein — protein MSENAVDAGRRSGSRRFPGTTPQRDVLVIVLLLATVAVLHLLSDTVPQADAMHLLFRKLYYVPIMYAGFVFGWRGGLAVAVASTLLLLPHAHALTGALVGQNTDTLYEIAMYIAIGLLFGWMRDLEERKTADLRRVSLRLEEAYHTLEERAIQLVNIQDYMQAILRSITSGVITLGPDGSVATVNVAAERMLGMPEEEMVPRRLGRLFRDDGGLDDSLMRFLNGQTPKMVTDVEAVTVDGRTLHAKVAMARMRDVGGRVFGAVVTLEDVSEVRALTDQLIRADRLAAMGELTAGVAHEVRNPLGIIRASVQLVEDSHGDPVRVRDATRVIKQEIDRLDKVIKALLDFGRPSAPTLRITNVEDVVSDVVLFTRQFAGQAKVDIETEFSAADPLVLADADQLKQVFVNLVSNAVQAMEDVGGAIKVRVWDDDAFVLASVADTGPGMAPDVLERVFDPFYSTRSGGTGLGLTIVHRIIDQHGGRVEVDSAPGRGTRFTVALPARTRGEGS, from the coding sequence ATGAGTGAAAACGCGGTAGACGCGGGACGCCGCTCCGGATCCCGGCGTTTCCCCGGGACGACGCCTCAGCGCGACGTGCTGGTCATCGTGCTGCTGCTGGCTACGGTTGCCGTTCTGCACCTGCTGAGCGACACCGTGCCACAGGCCGACGCTATGCACCTCTTGTTCCGCAAGCTCTACTACGTCCCCATCATGTACGCGGGCTTCGTCTTCGGCTGGCGCGGAGGGCTTGCGGTAGCGGTCGCCTCGACGCTGCTGCTGCTCCCGCACGCGCACGCGCTGACCGGCGCGCTCGTCGGCCAGAACACCGACACGCTCTACGAGATCGCCATGTACATCGCGATCGGGCTGCTGTTCGGCTGGATGCGCGATCTCGAGGAGCGCAAGACCGCCGACCTCAGGCGGGTCAGCCTGCGGCTCGAGGAGGCGTACCACACACTCGAAGAGCGCGCGATCCAGCTCGTGAACATCCAGGACTACATGCAGGCGATCCTGCGGTCGATCACCTCGGGCGTCATCACCTTGGGTCCGGATGGCTCGGTCGCTACCGTGAATGTGGCTGCGGAGCGGATGCTCGGCATGCCCGAGGAGGAGATGGTTCCACGCAGGCTGGGCCGGCTGTTCCGCGATGACGGCGGGCTCGATGATAGCCTCATGCGCTTCCTCAACGGGCAGACGCCGAAGATGGTAACGGACGTCGAGGCGGTCACCGTGGACGGCCGCACGCTCCACGCGAAGGTGGCGATGGCGCGAATGCGGGACGTGGGTGGGCGCGTCTTCGGCGCAGTCGTGACGCTCGAGGACGTCTCAGAGGTCCGGGCGCTGACCGACCAGCTCATCCGGGCCGACCGGCTGGCCGCTATGGGCGAACTCACAGCTGGCGTTGCGCATGAGGTGCGCAACCCTCTCGGCATCATCAGGGCATCGGTTCAGCTCGTGGAGGACTCGCACGGCGATCCGGTGCGGGTACGGGATGCCACGAGGGTCATCAAGCAGGAGATCGACCGGCTGGACAAGGTCATCAAGGCACTCCTCGATTTCGGACGTCCGTCCGCCCCGACGCTCAGGATCACGAACGTGGAAGATGTGGTGAGCGACGTAGTGCTGTTCACCCGTCAGTTCGCCGGACAGGCCAAGGTCGACATCGAGACCGAGTTCTCGGCAGCGGACCCGCTCGTGCTCGCCGACGCCGACCAACTGAAGCAGGTGTTCGTGAACCTCGTCTCCAACGCGGTGCAGGCCATGGAGGACGTGGGCGGCGCGATCAAGGTCCGGGTCTGGGACGACGATGCGTTCGTCCTCGCCTCGGTGGCGGACACCGGACCCGGCATGGCGCCCGACGTGCTGGAGAGGGTGTTCGACCCGTTCTATTCGACGCGGAGCGGGGGAACCGGTCTTGGACTGACGATCGTTCACCGCATCATCGATCAGCACGGTGGGCGGGTGGAGGTTGACAGCGCTCCGGGCCGGGGCACGAGATTCACAGTCGCGCTGCCCGCGCGCACGAGAGGAGAGGGTTCGTGA
- a CDS encoding radical SAM protein, with product MAEPLKVALLAMNAPGYQSLAIAYLRAFAEADPRLTGRVAFQSLDLSSADDPWWVAYRIIAMEPDVLGASVLCWNARAVYDVCRIVREALPGITIVLGGPEVGPIAGDVLREHGSVDAVVRGEGEAAFADVLDLLRRDKPLTRADGVTARDGAGEPQDAPDRPLIADLDSIPSPYLSGVLQPREGTAYIEGYRGCPHRCGYCFEGKGYGRIRSFSQSRVEAEIAYLASERDVPAFSFIDPVFNLTTERLQWLSDALAPHTARGLILHTVEVDIERIDDAGAALLARAGVVSVETGPQSVGAAALAECHRGFDRERFVAGVEALKRHGISVECDLIVGLPGDTVGDFLEGLAFCISLDPGKVQTSTLHVLPGTDLYQRADDLGLRFDPAPPHEIVSTASIGFTDLRRAEARSIYLTRQYAARLEGASRV from the coding sequence GTGGCTGAGCCGCTCAAGGTCGCTCTCCTCGCCATGAACGCACCGGGCTACCAGTCGCTTGCGATCGCGTACCTCCGCGCGTTTGCCGAGGCCGACCCGCGTCTGACTGGGCGCGTCGCGTTTCAATCGCTCGATCTCTCCTCGGCCGACGATCCATGGTGGGTGGCGTACCGCATCATCGCAATGGAACCCGACGTGCTGGGCGCCTCGGTTCTCTGCTGGAACGCGCGGGCGGTCTACGACGTGTGTCGCATCGTGCGGGAGGCGCTGCCCGGCATCACGATCGTCCTCGGCGGGCCCGAGGTGGGACCGATCGCAGGCGACGTGCTCCGCGAGCACGGGTCCGTGGACGCGGTCGTGCGCGGGGAGGGGGAGGCTGCGTTCGCCGACGTCCTTGACCTCCTGCGGCGCGACAAGCCGCTCACACGTGCCGACGGCGTCACTGCGCGCGATGGGGCAGGGGAGCCACAGGATGCGCCGGATCGGCCTTTGATCGCGGACCTGGACTCGATCCCCTCGCCATACCTGAGCGGCGTGCTGCAGCCGAGGGAGGGCACGGCCTACATCGAGGGCTACCGCGGTTGTCCGCATCGCTGCGGCTACTGTTTCGAGGGCAAGGGTTATGGGCGCATACGATCGTTCAGTCAGTCGCGCGTTGAGGCCGAGATCGCGTACCTTGCAAGCGAGCGCGACGTGCCCGCCTTCTCGTTCATCGACCCCGTCTTCAACCTCACGACCGAGCGCCTTCAGTGGTTGAGCGACGCGCTCGCTCCACACACCGCCCGGGGTCTCATCCTGCATACCGTTGAGGTGGACATCGAGCGCATCGATGACGCCGGCGCAGCGCTTCTCGCGCGCGCGGGCGTAGTCTCGGTGGAGACCGGCCCGCAGAGCGTCGGCGCAGCAGCCCTTGCCGAGTGCCATCGCGGCTTCGACCGCGAGCGCTTCGTCGCGGGCGTGGAGGCGCTCAAGCGTCATGGCATCAGTGTCGAGTGCGACCTGATCGTGGGGCTTCCCGGCGACACGGTGGGCGACTTCCTCGAGGGCCTCGCGTTCTGCATCTCGCTCGATCCGGGCAAGGTCCAGACCTCCACGTTGCACGTCTTGCCGGGCACGGACCTCTATCAGCGTGCCGACGACCTCGGTCTCAGGTTCGATCCGGCCCCGCCGCACGAGATCGTCTCGACCGCCAGCATCGGCTTCACGGACCTCCGTCGCGCCGAGGCGCGCTCGATCTACCTGACCAGGCAGTACGCAGCACGTCTCGAAGGAGCTTCACGTGTCTGA
- a CDS encoding EamA family transporter translates to MARPVTLSRRAEGYALVVMAATCWAGGGLIAKWLFTAPGAATMSWPFPPLGIDVDPLVLSAARAVVSTVIALGYLIVRRRDQLVIRGRDVPFLAVFGVFGLALVHFAYFKTISLTGVATAILLEYLAPVVVLVFSVLLLGERLTWVLPSAVLLSVSGCALMVGVLGGEGLNVSREGLFWGLASAVLFAGYSLMGRYAASRFSPWTLLTYGLAAASLFWLIVLGGPGRIVELLSDWRAVLAVVVLAVVSTIVPFGAFLKALHLIEATQASVTSTIEPVIAGVAAWFVFGEHLGALQLLGGALVITAVALSQFRTRVPAEMPVVAEEPLGESPPGA, encoded by the coding sequence ATGGCGCGTCCTGTCACGCTCAGCCGCCGCGCAGAGGGCTATGCCCTCGTCGTGATGGCAGCCACCTGCTGGGCGGGTGGAGGGCTGATCGCCAAGTGGCTGTTCACCGCACCGGGAGCCGCGACCATGTCCTGGCCGTTCCCGCCTCTCGGCATCGACGTGGACCCGCTCGTCCTGTCGGCGGCGCGTGCCGTCGTCTCGACCGTCATCGCCCTGGGCTACCTCATCGTGAGGCGGCGGGACCAGCTCGTGATCCGTGGTCGCGACGTGCCTTTCCTTGCCGTCTTCGGCGTCTTCGGGTTGGCGCTCGTCCACTTCGCGTACTTCAAGACGATCTCGCTCACCGGGGTCGCCACCGCCATACTGCTCGAGTACCTTGCACCGGTCGTGGTACTGGTCTTCTCGGTCCTGTTGCTGGGCGAGCGTCTAACATGGGTGCTGCCGTCGGCCGTACTGCTCAGCGTGAGCGGTTGTGCGCTGATGGTCGGTGTCCTCGGCGGTGAGGGGCTGAACGTCTCGCGCGAGGGCCTCTTCTGGGGGCTTGCCTCGGCGGTGCTCTTCGCCGGGTACTCGCTCATGGGCAGATACGCCGCAAGCCGGTTCTCGCCGTGGACGCTGCTCACCTACGGCCTCGCGGCCGCCTCGCTCTTCTGGCTGATCGTCCTGGGAGGTCCGGGTCGCATCGTGGAACTGCTCTCCGACTGGCGCGCCGTTCTTGCGGTCGTGGTGCTCGCGGTGGTGAGCACGATCGTGCCGTTCGGCGCGTTCCTCAAGGCGCTTCACCTGATCGAGGCTACGCAGGCGTCCGTCACGTCCACGATCGAGCCGGTCATTGCCGGAGTCGCTGCCTGGTTCGTCTTCGGGGAGCATCTCGGAGCGCTGCAACTCCTTGGCGGTGCGCTGGTCATCACTGCGGTCGCGTTGTCGCAGTTCAGGACCCGCGTGCCCGCCGAGATGCCCGTGGTGGCGGAGGAGCCGTTAGGGGAGTCCCCGCCAGGAGCATAA
- a CDS encoding ferrochelatase: MTIWLVLLAGCVLFGSLLVGALVLPRAAAPLAILGALAALVTSVSAFGTITQRYASPEAIISALAVLLAGIGAGFAVAATSLPHLARSAVPPSLPQAPHASADGHGIVLVSCAEPDRYSPRAVATRQNLLAESAEIEVPSTALPFVFFADKARYRAVGGRSPASSVARQLAVAVAECLEPDVSDVVLAWCHDPASITSSVFTLAAAGVTRATIVVLGPSESGPLDAACAVLDRALRENEGLEVAFAPCVWEDRRLPERLAERILAATTAIDPSDIGVVLMDSGLPPVWEHRYSAAQRVENYFDQRVRMLLGEAGIADQHVRVAWLEWQTPDVTEAVRHLAALGCRRIVVAASTIALPTLETTLDLGHAITLARVPQGVQVVTVTPWGDDKGFVDAICRTVQESLGSDGPGAPVTP, encoded by the coding sequence GTGACGATCTGGCTCGTGCTTCTGGCCGGCTGTGTGCTTTTCGGGTCCTTGCTCGTCGGGGCCCTGGTTCTGCCCCGCGCCGCTGCCCCGCTCGCGATTCTCGGCGCCCTCGCGGCGCTCGTCACCTCGGTTTCGGCGTTCGGCACCATCACGCAGCGCTACGCGAGCCCTGAGGCGATCATCTCGGCGCTCGCCGTCCTCCTCGCGGGCATCGGTGCGGGCTTCGCTGTCGCCGCGACATCCCTGCCCCACCTCGCGCGCTCGGCCGTACCACCGTCACTCCCGCAGGCCCCGCATGCGAGCGCCGACGGACATGGCATCGTCCTGGTCAGCTGCGCGGAGCCGGACCGCTACAGCCCCCGGGCGGTGGCGACGCGGCAGAACCTGCTCGCCGAGAGCGCCGAGATCGAGGTCCCGTCTACCGCGCTCCCCTTCGTCTTCTTCGCTGACAAGGCGCGGTACCGTGCGGTCGGCGGCCGGTCGCCCGCCTCCTCGGTCGCACGACAGCTCGCAGTCGCGGTGGCCGAATGCCTCGAGCCGGATGTCTCGGACGTCGTGCTCGCCTGGTGTCACGACCCGGCCTCGATTACGTCCTCGGTCTTCACGCTCGCGGCAGCCGGCGTGACCCGCGCGACGATCGTGGTCCTCGGCCCTTCCGAATCCGGTCCGCTCGATGCAGCGTGCGCAGTGCTCGACCGCGCGCTTCGCGAGAACGAAGGGCTGGAGGTGGCCTTCGCCCCGTGCGTGTGGGAGGACCGCCGACTACCCGAGCGGCTGGCCGAACGCATCCTCGCCGCCACAACGGCCATCGACCCCTCGGACATCGGAGTCGTCCTGATGGACTCGGGGCTGCCGCCGGTCTGGGAGCATCGCTACTCGGCGGCGCAGCGCGTCGAGAACTACTTCGACCAGCGCGTACGTATGCTTCTCGGCGAGGCCGGCATAGCGGACCAACACGTGCGCGTGGCGTGGCTTGAGTGGCAGACGCCGGATGTCACCGAAGCGGTCCGCCACCTGGCCGCACTCGGCTGCAGGCGGATCGTGGTGGCTGCGTCGACGATCGCGCTCCCCACCCTCGAGACGACGCTCGACCTGGGCCATGCCATCACGCTCGCCCGGGTGCCTCAGGGCGTGCAGGTGGTCACGGTCACCCCGTGGGGTGACGACAAGGGGTTCGTGGACGCGATCTGCCGCACCGTGCAGGAATCACTCGGATCAGACGGTCCAGGGGCGCCCGTCACGCCCTGA